The sequence CGGCTTCGTGAATTTCGTAATCTTCCGCAGGCATGTCCGCCTTGGTGCGACGGTAGATGATGCTGACCTCGGCCCCTTGACGCAGGGCGGTACGGGCACAGTCGATGGCAGTGTTACCGCCGCCGATCACCGCGACCTTCTTGCCCACAGACACCTCTTTGCCCAGGGTGAACTCCTTCAGGTAGTCCACACCCAGCATGCAGCCCTTCTGATCGGAGCCGGTGTAATCCATGGCAACCGCTTTCTGGGCGCCGATGGCCAGACAGACCGCATCATACTCCTGGCTCAGCTGATCCAGGGTAAAGTCGCGGCCCATGGCCTGGTTGAGGCGAATCTCCATGCCTGCACGGCACATCAATTCAATCTCTTTATCCAGGGTCGCCTTGGGCAGGCGATATTCAGGAATGCCGTAGCGCAGCCAGCCGCCCGCTTTGGGCATGGCTTCGAAGACCACGGCGTCATAGCCGTTGTGACTGAGGAAGTAACCTGCGGACAGACCTGCCGGGCCACCACCGATGATGGCCACCTTCTTGCCCTTCTTGGGGGCGATGGGCGCCAGATGCTGCTGGTCATTCAGGTCCAGATCGGCGGCATGACGCTTGAGCTGACGGATCGCCAGAGGCTCATCCACCAAGGTGCGACGACAGGCAGTTTCACAAAATGCAGGACAGACCCGGCCGATGGAGAGCGGCATCGGCAGGGTGTCTTTAATGGTGTTGACCGCCTTGGTGTGATCACCCTGGGCGATGTCGTAGAGATAGCCCTGGATGTCCACATCGGCGGGACAGGCCACCTTACAGGGTGCCTCACAGTCGGCGGTATGGTCAGACAGAATCCTTTTGAGGGCAGCCCGGCGGGTCTCGGTAAGCGCCTCGCTCTGGGTCTGAACCTGGATCTCCTTGGTGACCGGATAGCGGCAGCTCAGGGTCACTTCGCCGTCGATTTCGACTGCGCAGAGACCACACGCCTCCTGGCCCTCACCGTTGGGGCCACCGCACAGGGAGGGCACCTCAAAGCCAGCGGCCCGACAGGCCTCCAGCAAATTGGCGGACTCCTCAACTTCAACTTCTTGATTGTTTATGGAGATCTTTATCATTTTTTGCTCTTCTCTGGCCGGCGTCAGCCGCACCGGCCTACTACTTCAGAGGTAATTGTCCGGAAAGGGTCAGCTGAACCCCATTCCTGATCGATCAGGCTATCAACCCCCCAGCCCGGTTTGAAGAAAACCTGAGTACATCCGTGATCTCAGTCATAAAGACTGCAAGAGGTAAGACCAATCTGACCTTCATGACTTGGATTCAGGAATCCCGGGGGCTCAGAGAACAAAGATTTTCGCTAAACCCCCAAAGATTTTAGGGTAATCACCTCTTTGACCGACGAAAAGATGACCATCACAGCTAAGCAGGCAACACAAGGGGTAAAAGTGTTGCCCATCACCAATCCAGACCCGTGAGTAGACAAAGGCTATCCGTCAAACTCACTTTGAAACAGTGGCTTTTGCCTAACTCAGTTTTTGTCAAAAACAGACAATCAGCCGACTCCTCCTAAGTTTAGTCAAGCCAGTCAAGCGAAACAGAAGAGCAACTATTCCGCCCTTAAGCGAGTCAGAGAGGCAGGGTGTGGTAACAGAGCAGCAACGACAGAGTCAGGGTGACCATGGCAGGAACCCCCTCTTTCCAGGTATCAAACCTCAAATGGCAGGCGATAGCTCCCAGGGAGATTGAGGCCAGCAGCAGTGCGCCCAGCCCCGGGGTCAGCCACAAAAGTGCTGCCCCCAGCATCTCCGCCAGGCCCACCAGCGCCATAAACCGACGGCCAAGCCCATAGCTTCGAAAATAATCCAGTTGCACCGAAAACACCGGCCTGAGCCAACCGGTCAGTTTTATGGAACCGGCCAACAGAAAAAACAGAGTAAGAAGACTCTTTACCCACACCATATACGGACTCCCGCAGAAAAGTAGAAGCGGACAGAGTAGTAGGCCATAATCATGAACAAAATAGGACGACAACAATAGTCATCATGCAGGATATTAATAGTATCGATCTCAACCTGCTCAAAGCCCTGAAGGTCCTGCTGCAGGAACGCAGCGTCAGTCGCGCAGCCCAGAGAATGCAACTGAGTCAGTCGGCAATGAGTCACACTCTAGCCAGACTGCGCCAAAGCCTCGACGACCCACTCTTTGTCCGCTCCGGTGCCGGCCTGGAACCCACCCCAAGGGCCCTGGCACTGCAACAGCCGTTGGAGTTGTTGCTGGAGCAGCTCAACACCCTGCTCTCTCCGCCGGAGGGCGACCCGCGAAAACTGATACACCGATATCGTATCGCCACCCACGATTTTATGGTGGAGGGCCCCCTTGCGCAGGGCATCAGAGCGCTCAGGGCTCAACACCCGGCCATCACGTTGGAGCTCTCTCTGCTGGACAGCCACAGCAATCAAGCCCTGGACAACGGAGAGCTGGACCTGATCATTGGTGCCGGCCTTGGCGCCAAGCCCAGGTTCGTGCAGAAGCGACTGCAGAGCGACGCCGTGGTCTGTGTGCTGGACTCAGCACACCCCGCCCTGACCCGCTGGCCCCCTGACGTACTGCTTCAGCATCCCCTGGTGCTCCACCAACAACTGAATCTCAGCCAGCCGGCCGTAACCGAACTACTGCAAGAGTGCCGGGTGGCGGCGACCACAGGCTCGTTGCAGATGCAGCTTCCCCTGCTCCCGGGCAGCGACCTCATTGCCCTGTTACCAGAATCCCTGGCACAAAGAGCATCGGAGGCCCTGGGTCTGGCCACCCGCCCTTGCCCCCTGAAGATGGATGCCATCACCATCACCGCCCACTGGCACCAGCGGGCAAAAGTGGATGCCGGCCACCGCTGGGTTCGGGAGATCCTGTTTGCCCCTTTCCTGCAAGGGCCCAATCGCCAAAGATAAAGAGATTTTGCCCTTCTCTGGTTGCATTTTCCGATTCCACCCCCATCTTCAGTGGATAGAGTATTTCTGGCTGGAAAGGGTTTATGCAGCACGAAGAGATTGATCTCATTAACGAAGAAGAACACAGCACCACAGAGCTGATCGTCCCGGACGAGCAGCGTCCCAAGCAGCTGTTGATTATGCCCATCCAGAATCGCCCCTTCTTTCCGGCCCAGGTAATGCCGGTACTGATCAAGCAGGGCGACTGGAGCGAGACCCTCAAGCAGGTGAGCCAGACCGACCACCAGATGCTGGCGCTGTTCTACAGCGAAGAGTTTGACCGTGACCAGGCCTTCAACCCGGAAGTGTTGCCCAAGACTGGCTGCATGGTGCGCGTGCATCAGGTCAAAGAGAGCGACGACGGCGACATCCAGTTTATTGCCGAAGGGATAGAGCGGGTGCAGATAGAAAGCTGGGTCCGCAAGGAGCACCCCTACCTGGCCAACGTCAGTTACCCGGGTGAGCCCGTGGGTGAAACCAAGGAGATCAAGGCCTATGCCATGGCGCTGATCAGCGCCATCAAAGAGATGCTCCCCATCAACCCCCTGCTCTCCGAGGAGCTCAAAGACTATCTCAACCGTTTCGGCCCCAATGAGCCTTCGCCCCTCACCGACTTCGGTGCCGCCATCACCACTGCGCCGGCCCCCCTGTTGCAGGAGGTGCTCGACAACGTTGAGCTTCTGCCGCGAATGCAGAAGACCCTGGCGCTGCTGAAAAAGGAACTGGACGCCTCCCGCCTGCATTCGGAGATCGCCGAAGAGGTCAACCGCAAGATAAGCAAACATGAGCGCGAATTCTTCCTGAGAGAGCAGCTCAAGATCATTCAGCGTGAACTCGGGGTCGCCAAGGACGACAAGACCGCGGATCTGGAGGAGTTCCAGTCACGCCTCAAGGGCAAAACCCTGCCAGAGGCGGTAGAGAAAAAGCTCAAGGAGGAGATGCAGAAGTTCTCCGTGCTGGAGGCTGGCTCCCCTGAATATGGTGTCACCCGCAACTACCTGGACTGGATCACCCAGATGCCCTGGGGCATCACAGGAACAGACAAACTGGATCTGGCCCAGGCCAGAAAGGTGCTCAACAAGCACCATGACGGACTGGATGACGTCAAGGATCGCATTCTGGAGTTCCTGGCCCTGGGCGCCTTCAAAGGAGAGATCAGCGGCTCCATCATCCTGCTGGTGGGCCCACCAGGCGTAGGCAAAACCTCCATCGGTCGCTCCATTGCCGAATGCCTGAGCCGTCCTTTCTACCGCTTCAGTGTTGGCGGCATGCGCGACGAAGCGGAGATTAAGGGGCACAGACGCACCTACATCGGTGCCATGCCCGGCAAGCTGGTTCAAGCACTGAAGGAAGCGGAGGTGATGAACCCGGTGATCATGCTGGATGAAATTGACAAGATGGGCGCCAGCTACCAGGGCGACCCCGCCTCGGCCCTGCTGGAAACCCTGGATCCGGAGCAGAACGTCAACTTCCTGGATCACTACCTGGATCTGCGCCTGGATCTGTCCAAGGTGCTGTTTATCTGCACCGCCAACACCCTGGACTCCATTCCCTCCCCATTGCTGGACCGGATGGACGTGATTCACCTCTCCGGTTATCTGGCGGAAGAAAAGCTGGCCATCGCCAAGCACCACCTGTGGCCTCGTCAGTTGGAGCGAGCGGGGATCAAGCGCAGCCAATTGAAGATCACCGAACCCGCCCTGAAGAAGGTGATCAACGATTACTGCCGGGAAGCGGGAGTGCGCAGCCTGGATAAATCTCTGGCCAAGCTGGTGCGAAAATCTGTGGTGGAGCTGCTGGACGATCCCACCAAGAACATCTCTCTGGGGCTGAAAGCAATTCCCACCCTGCTGGGCCCGGCCAGATTCCGTGAGGAGCAAACCCTGACAGGGGTGGGCATAGTCACCGGTCTGGCCTGGACCTCCATGGGCGGCGCCACCCTGCCAGTGGAAGCCAACAGCATCCATGAACAGAGTCGCGGCCTTAAGGTAACCGGTCATCTGGGGGATGTGATGAAGGAATCCGCCGAGATCGCCTTCAGCTTCATCAGCAGCCATCTGGGCAACTATGGTGGCGAGGAGAGCTATTTCGACAAGCGCTTCGTGCATCTGCATGTGCCGGAGGGGGCCACCCCCAAAGATGGTCCCAGTGCCGGCATCACCATCTCCACCGCCCTGCTTTCATTGGCCCTGGGTAAAGCACCTAAACCCAAACTGGCCATGACCGGAGAGATCACCTTGAACGGCTACGTGCTGCCGGTTGGCGGCATCCGCGAGAAGCTGATCGCCGCCAAGCGCCAAGGGATCACCGAGGCAATTCTGCCTGAAGAGTGCCGGGGCGACTTCGATGAGTTGCCTGAGCATGTGCGCGACGGACTCACCGTCCACTTCGTCCGCCACTTCGATGAAGTGGCCAAGCTGGCCTTCGACTGACGCCAGGGATCGTAAAGAAAGGGAGCCAATTGGCTCCCTTTTTTACAACACCCCTTGCTGATACGCCTTACTCACCAGGTTGGTGCGGTTGCGCGCCGCCAGAATCTGCCTGGCCCTGTCCAGATGGTAGTTGACGCCCCGCTCGGTCATAAACAGTTGCTGGCCGATCTCCTCGCTGGAAAAACCTTCCGCAACCTGGGCCAGGATCTGGATGCAGGTGGGGGACAATACCCCAAAGTTGGCCAGAGGATTGATGCTGCGAAACGTCAGGGCATTGAAGGTCTCAGAGTAGGCCTGAATCAGCTCCGCCAGCTCCTGTCGACTCGAGGCCAACATCGTCTCCAACTCGTCGGCAGGCTTATCAGAGAACAGCATACACAGTCCGACGATGTCCTCTCGCCCCGGCATCACATGGTAGAACACCAACCGGGTTTCAAAGCCGTGGCGCTGCTTGAGCTTACGAAAACCAGCCAGGCGTCTTGATGGAATGCCATCGTCATGCCAGACACAGGGCAACAGCTCCCATTGAGGCTTAAAACCGCCTTGGCGAAAATTGCCGTCGGTATGGGCGAAGCGTTGCAGATACTCCTCCCGATAGCGGAGGATGTCCTCATCGGAAGCAACGGCGTACCTCATCCGCTTCAAATTAAAAAACCGCTTCCAGTCCAGGGAGCGGTCACAGTCCATCAGAGTTTTCTCTTTCTGAAACAGGTTGGGTAGCAGGGTGTAGTAGAATCTGCCCAGTCCAAACTCCGCCAGGCGACTGGAAAAATCATCTATTAGCTGCTGGTTTACCAATCCGGTTAAGGGTGCGGCCATCATCTTCTCCCCATGCTGGGGGAGCCTGAACTCCCCCATCTGTTGTCATGCCTGATTAGATCACTTCTGCGCATCCACGTGGCAGGTCAGACAGCTCTCCGGCTCCTTAAACTTAGAGTCCTTGCTGTAGTAGTCGGTCTTGTTGGCATACACGTTACCGTGTTTGGCGAGAGTTTGGGAGTGGCAGAAGCCACAGGTATAACGCTCGCCGTGGTTATTGGGCGCCCCATTGTTACCGTGACACTCGGCACACTCATAAGGGGCCATCGCCTCAACCACATGACTGTTGGAGGGATTGTGGCAGGTGGTGCAATCCGGCAGTTTCCAGCCAAAGTGACTCTCATCCAGCGGCGCCCGGGCCTGGGCGATGTCCTTGAGGTTGGCGATGTCGATCTCGGGAGAATCCACGTCACAGCCAGAGGGCACACCATTGTTGGTGTTCAGGGCTCCGAAGGCCACCCCCAGGTAGTTGATGTACTCCGGACCATAGATGATCATGTTGTCACCAGTCAGGTGAGGGTCGTTAGCGCCAAAGGGCAGACCAAAGCTCATGTAGCCGGTGGGACCATCATTCTCATACAGCTCCCCTGCTCCATAGTTGCGGGGACGGAACCCCTTGATGCCCGGCACCGAACTGACGCACGCATCCCGGTTCCAGTCTGATGGCATATCCATACGGCCTTTGCACATCACGAACTCATACAGACCATGTTGACGGCCACCATCAGCGTAGTTTTCCCACTCACCTGTATGGTGCACAAAACCACACTCGCCGTTGTTCTTATAGGTCTGGTTGATGATGTTGCCGAGATCATCCTTACCGTTGAAGCTGATGGAGGTGGCCACATAGCCCTGTACATTGGCGTTGGTGCTCAAGCGCGGCCAGTAACTCCAGTTGATCTTAAGGTCCGGGCGCTGCTCCACCAGGGAGAGCCAGGCATCCAGCTCGGTGATGGTTCCGGGCTGATAGAGATCCAGGCGCAGGTTATGGGGCTTCACTTCAATGTCCTTGAACACTGCCCGCTGACCCGGCTGCACCAATTCGCCGTTCATGTCGTAGTATGGGGGTTTAAAGTCGATGACAATCTCAGGCACGATCACCTTGCCACCGTTGGCCGCCAGCCGGTCCAACTCCTTCTGGTACTTGCGCTTGCGCACCTCCATCTCACCCGGCTGAGCCGGCATCAGTACGATGCTCATCTGGTTCTTCAGGGCCATGTGATCGATGCGGAAGTACATCTCCTCCTCTTTGTAATAGAGGTGATCCCCATTAAAGTCGCCATCGCCCACCTTGGCTTCCCAGGTGCTGGGCCCTACCAAGTACTTCCAGCCCTGGCCTTCGGTGGCACCGAGACGGGATTGATCAACACGCTCTGGCGCACCTTCAATGCCGCCAATGGAGGTGACGAAGTAGGTCTTGAGTGCCTCATCTTTCTCTATCTGAACGTCGATGCCGTACTTGTCACTGACCCACATCAGCAGGTCGAGCACCGAGCCACGCCCCTCAGGGAACAGATCAGGACGCAGGGTATCAATCTTGATTCCGGACATGTTGATGGCGGTCGGCGGTAACAGATACTCAATCTTCATCCCCATGTCCGCCGCTTGTTGAGCCATCTTAGTCTCAACCAAACCATCGACAGGGATCACCTTGGTTGCTTGTGGGCCGGAATCCGCCGCTTTAGCATGAGCAGTCTCCCCCTTAGCATCGCCCTCTACAGGCACCAGAGACTTCACGATGGCAATCTGGATGGTGCCATCAAGCTGCTCGGTCGGACCACCAAAGACATAGTCGGGCTTAATCACCTCGGGCGCGGTGGGCGGCGTTGGGGGTTCGGGCTGGGTTACATCATCGCTGTCGCTGCCGCAGCCAGCCAAAACCAGGCTGAGCGCTATCGCAGACATCATTAAAATTTGTTTTTTCATCATCATCTTATCCTTGCATCGAATATGCAGGGCAAGGATAAAAATCCGAAGTGGGGTCGTTCACTGGGAAAAATCACAGGAGGAAAACAAGCTGTGATTCACGCCCGCAGGCAGGTCAAAAAAGTGGGAAAGTAACAGCCCCCGCACCACGGCGGGGGCCGGAGAGTTTACTCGAAGCGGCGGGGCCGCTTGGTCTTGATGGTGCGGATGTAGCCATGCCAGGTGGCATAACCCAGGACCGGCATGATCACCAGCATGCCGATGCCGGCAGTGGCAAAGCCGACGACAACACAGGCTGAGATGATCAATGCCCACACCGTCATGACGCCGGCGTTGTGATACACGGCACTGATGCTGGTGCTGATCGCCGTCATGATGTCCACTCGGCGCTCCATCATCACAGGTATGGAGAAGGCAGAAATGGCGAACACACTCACGGTAAACAACATGCCGAACAGGGTTCCCAGGCTCAAAAAGGGCAGAAACTGCTCGAAGTGGGCATTCTGGTTGATGGGATAGAGCGCATGGATCATCGCGGCCACCCTCATCCAGAAGATCATCATCACCGCCAGCAAGATGGCAAAGCCCCACTCTGATACGCCGTTGCGCCGTATGGCCCGGGCCGAGTGAAACAGATTGGGCTTTTTCCCCCGCTCCAGCTGCCAA is a genomic window of Ferrimonas sp. YFM containing:
- a CDS encoding DoxX family protein: MVWVKSLLTLFFLLAGSIKLTGWLRPVFSVQLDYFRSYGLGRRFMALVGLAEMLGAALLWLTPGLGALLLASISLGAIACHLRFDTWKEGVPAMVTLTLSLLLCYHTLPL
- a CDS encoding LysR family transcriptional regulator, whose translation is MQDINSIDLNLLKALKVLLQERSVSRAAQRMQLSQSAMSHTLARLRQSLDDPLFVRSGAGLEPTPRALALQQPLELLLEQLNTLLSPPEGDPRKLIHRYRIATHDFMVEGPLAQGIRALRAQHPAITLELSLLDSHSNQALDNGELDLIIGAGLGAKPRFVQKRLQSDAVVCVLDSAHPALTRWPPDVLLQHPLVLHQQLNLSQPAVTELLQECRVAATTGSLQMQLPLLPGSDLIALLPESLAQRASEALGLATRPCPLKMDAITITAHWHQRAKVDAGHRWVREILFAPFLQGPNRQR
- the lon gene encoding endopeptidase La, with protein sequence MQHEEIDLINEEEHSTTELIVPDEQRPKQLLIMPIQNRPFFPAQVMPVLIKQGDWSETLKQVSQTDHQMLALFYSEEFDRDQAFNPEVLPKTGCMVRVHQVKESDDGDIQFIAEGIERVQIESWVRKEHPYLANVSYPGEPVGETKEIKAYAMALISAIKEMLPINPLLSEELKDYLNRFGPNEPSPLTDFGAAITTAPAPLLQEVLDNVELLPRMQKTLALLKKELDASRLHSEIAEEVNRKISKHEREFFLREQLKIIQRELGVAKDDKTADLEEFQSRLKGKTLPEAVEKKLKEEMQKFSVLEAGSPEYGVTRNYLDWITQMPWGITGTDKLDLAQARKVLNKHHDGLDDVKDRILEFLALGAFKGEISGSIILLVGPPGVGKTSIGRSIAECLSRPFYRFSVGGMRDEAEIKGHRRTYIGAMPGKLVQALKEAEVMNPVIMLDEIDKMGASYQGDPASALLETLDPEQNVNFLDHYLDLRLDLSKVLFICTANTLDSIPSPLLDRMDVIHLSGYLAEEKLAIAKHHLWPRQLERAGIKRSQLKITEPALKKVINDYCREAGVRSLDKSLAKLVRKSVVELLDDPTKNISLGLKAIPTLLGPARFREEQTLTGVGIVTGLAWTSMGGATLPVEANSIHEQSRGLKVTGHLGDVMKESAEIAFSFISSHLGNYGGEESYFDKRFVHLHVPEGATPKDGPSAGITISTALLSLALGKAPKPKLAMTGEITLNGYVLPVGGIREKLIAAKRQGITEAILPEECRGDFDELPEHVRDGLTVHFVRHFDEVAKLAFD
- a CDS encoding LuxR C-terminal-related transcriptional regulator, with translation MAAPLTGLVNQQLIDDFSSRLAEFGLGRFYYTLLPNLFQKEKTLMDCDRSLDWKRFFNLKRMRYAVASDEDILRYREEYLQRFAHTDGNFRQGGFKPQWELLPCVWHDDGIPSRRLAGFRKLKQRHGFETRLVFYHVMPGREDIVGLCMLFSDKPADELETMLASSRQELAELIQAYSETFNALTFRSINPLANFGVLSPTCIQILAQVAEGFSSEEIGQQLFMTERGVNYHLDRARQILAARNRTNLVSKAYQQGVL
- a CDS encoding DUF2189 domain-containing protein, with protein sequence MPQTVPVPKQGQKSPTRTPAFARVIPHATLNYRDPFHWMHLGVRDFIAAPMVSLFYGFCFTIASMAIWAAVFIHGTHLVILPALVVFMLIGPFLATGLYDVSWQLERGKKPNLFHSARAIRRNGVSEWGFAILLAVMMIFWMRVAAMIHALYPINQNAHFEQFLPFLSLGTLFGMLFTVSVFAISAFSIPVMMERRVDIMTAISTSISAVYHNAGVMTVWALIISACVVVGFATAGIGMLVIMPVLGYATWHGYIRTIKTKRPRRFE